Below is a window of Myroides profundi DNA.
CGTTCCATAGGACTAGGTCCTTTAGACTTATAAGTATATTTAGGATATGGAGACTTATTCTTTTTCGTAACGACTATTTCGTCCAATACCTCTCCTGTCGTATTTCTCTCTAAAGAAAACAGAACAAGGTCTCTATTTATATCTACTTCATTAATTATATACACGTGTAATAGGTATGATAAACTAACGAATCTCAACGTATCATTCACTTCCCCTTTCACACTAAAGTAGCCTTTATCATCAGAGAACTCAGAAATCCCTTTCGAAGTATTAATGACCAATACTTCATCTCTATCTCCTTCTCTAAAAAGAATTTTTCCATTCAATGTTTTTAAACCTTCTTGAGCTAATACAAGCTCTCCCAAAAGAAGAGTTACTATAATGGCAATGTATTTTATATTCTTCATATACTAGTTTATAAAGTGTTCACTCTTAAGCAAGCAAAGCATTGATCTACTCTCCTAACATGCCTAAAACTCAAAATAAGTATTCAATAAAACTTCCATCTAACCACCCCCATCTATCTCTATTACCTCAATGCCACCCCACGCTACTTCAGTCTCTAATAACTCAGAGGTAATAAAGAGAAGAGAAGTTACACCTCCTCTATTCTTTTAGAACTAGCAAATAATACAATACTAGGAAGAAATATAAGTAAGTTATAATAGATTATTCTATCTTCGTTTTGACCATTTCTAAAAAGTCTAACACTACAGGTGCTATCATTCTTTCTAAGAACTTTGTGTCTATCACAGTAGCATTCACGATATCTTTTATCTCTTCTCTAGATACAGCATAGTATGCAAAGCTCTCTACATAATCAGGTGGTATCTTATAATACTCAACTAATCTTTCTTCATCTATCACTCTTAATAGTTTATTGACCCTAAAGCCTTCTCTCTCATACGCGAGATTCTTCTTAAGCATGGCAGTCCTACCTGATAACAAATTCACTAGTGGATCTAATATTCCAGTGGTAGCAGTCCTCAGCTTTCGTTCTGCGGGGGTATATCTCTTGGTATACTTATTCGTAAAGCCTAGTGCGCCAGCATCTATCTTAGTGATCAGAATCTCGTTTAATCTCGTGCTTAAATCAGGCAAGGGTTCTAATGGGAATAAGAGAACACCTCTTTTAGTATCTCCTTCTGCTACGATATAAGTATACTCTATGTGATATACGCTACTAAATCGTATAGTATCTCGTGGCTCTCCATATATCTCAAAATAACCTTTCTTATCCGCTAATGTCGTTTTGTCTCTATTGATATTAGTGACCACAGTCCCATCTAACTCTCCTCCACGAGTGACTAGCTTACCACTTATCATCCCGCCTTGTTCTTGAGCCCAAGCATGTCCTATCCCTGCTAACAATAGCAATAAAGTCAATAACTTCTGAATTACATTCATTATAATACTTCTATTTATCAGAAGATAATATTCTACAATAACCACCTTATTTATACAATCCTAAATAAGGCATATTATACCTATTATATTTCTTCTCCTTTTTTATTTTTAATCATTTCTAAAAACTCAAACACCACAGGCGTTAGATCTCTTTCTAATTCTTTTAGATCAACTATTGTAGCATTAAGCAAATCTTTGATTCCTTCTTTTGTTACTGCATAATACGCAAATCCTTCTACATAATCTACAGGTATCTGATAATAATCTACTAATCGCTCATTCGTAATTGTCTCTAACAGCTTCTCTACTCTGTGGTCTGTCTTCTCATAAGCTAGGTTCTTCTTTAGCATACTCATTCTCCCTGACAACATATTGATAAAGGGGTCTACTGGGATCATTCCTCCCCCAGTTTTAGCAGTTCTAAGCTTGCGTTCTGCAGGAGTATACCTCCTTGTATACTTATCTGTAAAGCCTAGTGCATCACTATCTATCTTCGTGATGACAATCTCGTCAAGTCTATTGATACTGTATAGAGGTTCTAGAGGAAATAGCACAGGGCTACGCTTGATATCAAATTCGTTGACTACATACTGATATTCTGTATGATTAGGGCTGATAAATCTTATCGTATCATTAACGTGACTACGGATAGAGAAATACCCTTTGTTATCAGATAGTACAGAAATCTCTTTTGAAGTATTTAGAATAACTATTCCTTCAAATATTCCGTCTCTAGTCACAATCTTTCCATTAAGAACGGATGGGGAGTCCTGAGCAAAACAAATACTGCTTATCATAAGCAGGATTATACTCAAGGCGTTTTGAGCATGGTTCATGATAGTGTTTTTTAGTTAGGTGAACATTTGCAGGTGAAAAGGCAAATGTTCTATTTAAACGACTTATTTTTACAAAAATTATTTATCCACATGAAAAATCTAATTATTGCGAGTACTTCTACCATATATAATGGAACTTATCTAGAGTACTTATTACCAACTTTAAAAGAACATTTTAAGAACATATCTACTTTATTGTTTATCCCTTATGCACGTCCAGGAGGCATCACGCATGATCAATATACAGAAAAAGTAAGAACCGCTTTTGCTACTATCAATATTGATGTCAAAGGAATACATGAGTACACTAACCCTGTAGAAGCTGTACAACAAGCAGAGGGAATCTTCACAGGAGGAGGAAACACCTTCTTATTGGTACAACAACTCTATAAAAACAATGTTCTTAATACGGTAATAGATGTAGTAAATAATGGAACTCCATATCTAGGATGTAGTGCAGGAAGTAATATCTGTGGGCTTACAATGGAAACGACTAATGATATGCCTATCGTATACCCACCTTCATTCAAGACATTTGGTTTTGTACCCTTTAATCTAAACCCTCATTATCTAGATCCGATCGAAGGCTCTACTCACATGGGAGAAACCAGAGAAACACGTATCAATGAGTTCCACGCTTTTAATACACAACCTGTAGTAGGACTTAGAGAAGGTAGTTGGTTAGAAGTAAAAGGAGACCAAATCACGCTAAAAGGTGAATTAGACGCTAGAATATTTGAACAAAATAAAGAAGCTTACGAAGTAAAAACGAATACAGACTTAAGCCATCTTAACTAAACAAAAAAAGCCCTAACAAATGTTAGGGCTTTTTTTATAGAGCGGAAGACGAGGCTCGAACTCGCGACAACCAGCTTGGAAGGCTGGAGCTCTACCAACTGAGCTACTTCCGCAGATGATGTTATTTTAAAACCTACATCGGGTTTATAGAGCGGAAGACGAGGCTCGAACTCGCGACAACCAGCTTGGAAGGCTGGAGCTCTACCAACTGAGCTACTTCCGCAGACGATGTTATCTTAAAACCTACACCGGGTTTATAGAGCGGAAGACGAGGCTCGAACTCGCGACAACCAGCTTGGAAGGCTGGAGCTCTACCAACTGAGCTACTTCCGCAGACGATGTTATCTTAAAACCTACACCGGGTTTATAGAGCGGAAGACGAGGCTCGAACTCGCGACAACCAGCTTGGAAGGCTGGAGCTCTACCAACTGAGCTACTTCCGCAGACGATGTTATTTTAAAACCTACATCAGGTTTGCAGAGCGGAAGACGAGGCTCGAACTCGCGACAACCAGCTTGGAAGGCTGGAGCTCTACCAACTGAGCTACTTCCGCTTTTGTGGATGCAAATATAATGCTATTTTTAATTTTGATGCAAGCATTTTTGTTGATTTTTTTAAAATAATTCTACAACTAAATGTTTTCTATCATAATATCAAATAGATGCAAAAATGAATACCCTATAAAAAACACCTTATATAGACGCCATATAAATAATTAAGAAACTTTTAAGTTTGGTTGGTTCGGTAATTACAAAACTAACTGTATATTTGCCTCTCTCAAAACATTAAAGTAAAATGCAATACGACCAAGATTTAGTAGACTTATTCCAAGATTGTTGCGCTCACCATGAACTGGTGCACCATTTCTCACCATTGACTGCACAGATTTATACATATATTATGTTTAATAATAACAGAGATGGCGTGACTTTTGATGAATTAGTTGAAAAATTAAATGCAAGTAAAAGTTCTGTTTCTACAAGTTTAAATCTACTGATCTCAAATAATCAGATTGAGCATTTCAACAAGATTGACGAAAGAAAGAGATACTTCAGACTAAATCCTAACTACATGACTCTTAGATTACAAATAATCAGGGATGTATTAGAACGCGAGCATGCATTATGTCTTAAAATGCGTAAATTCGTTGAGGAAGGTATTTTAAAAACAGACAATTGCAATAATAAAGTAGAACTTTATATAGAGCATTTATCAAAAAGTAAAAACCATTTAGCAGATACAATAGAAAAATTAAAAAGTACAAATTAAGTAATTATATGAAACGTTATTTACAATCGATCACTTTCGCTGCAATCGCTATCACTGTAGCGTCATGCGGAAACAAAGATCAACAACAAGGAGGGCCTCAAGCATTACCTTACAAAGTAATCGAAGTACCTACTCAAAATGTAACAGGTTATAAAAACTACCCAACTAACATTCAAGGGAAAGTTGCTAGTAGCGTTCGTGCTAAAATAGCTGGATACATTCAAGAAGTTTATGTAGACGAAGGGGCTATCGTTAGAAAAGGACAACCTCTATTCAGACTTGAGACTAACACTTTAAACGAAAGTGCTGATGCAGCTAAAGCAGCAATCAGAACAGCTGAAGCTCAAGTAAATGTTGCTCAAGTAAACGTTGACAAATTGGTGCCTTTAGTAAACAAAGGGATTATCAGTAAAATCCAGTTAGAAACTGCTGAAGCTAACTTAGCTAGTGCAAAAAGCCAAGTAGCTAATGCTAAGGCACAACACAAAAGTATAGTTGCTAATATTGACTACGCTGTAGTAAAAAGCCCTATTGACGGTATTGTAGGACAAATTAACTTCCGTGAAGGAGCACTTGTTAGTCCAAGTGACCCTCAACCATTAACTGTAGTATCAGACGACAGTGATGTGTTTGCTTACTTTACTCTTAATGAAAAAGAGTACTTCGATTTCTTAGAGAAAATAGAAGGAAAATCATTAAAAGAAAAATTAAGTCACTTACCTACTGTAAAATTACAGTTAGCTAATGGACAAATATATGAGCAAGCAGGAAAGATCGAAACTATCTCAGGGCAGATTAATCCAACTACTGGAACAGTACAGTTAAGAGCTGCTTTTAATAACCCTAACAGATTGCTAGCAAATGGTAATAGTGGTACATTATTACTTCCTAATGAATATACTAATGTATTAGTAGTTCCTGAATCAGCTACATTCGAACAACAAGGTCAAGTATATGTGTATACTGTGGCAAACGATACAGCTAAGGCTACTAAGATCGAAGTAATCGATAGAATCAATAAGTTGGCAATCGTAAAAGAAGGTGTCAAAAAAGGAGAAAAAATCATTGGAACTGGATTAGGTACATTACGTAGTGGATCACCAATTACTCCAGTACCAGAGAAATTTGAAAAAATTAACGAAGACATCAAATCAACATTCTAAAGTATGTTAAAAACATTTATTGAAAGACCTGTACTATCTACAGTTATTTCTATACTTATAGTAATACTAGGGGTACTGGGCTTAACAGTACTTCCAGTGACGCAATACCCAGATATTGCTCCTCCTACTGTACAGATTGCAGCTTCATATCCTGGAGCGAATGCTGAGACAGTAATGCAATCTGTAGTTATTCCTATCGAAGAACAGGTGAACGGGGTTGAAAACATGGACTATATTACCTCTACAGCATCGAATGATGGTAGTGCTAGTATACAAGTTGTGTTTAAACAAGGAGTTGACCCAGATATCGCTGCTGTAAACGTACAAAACCGTGTGGCACGTGCTACACCACTTTTACCTGCAGAGGTAACACGTTCAGGGGTAACTACTCAGAAACAACAAACGAGTGCATTAATGTTCTTGTCTTTCTATTCGACAAGTCCTAACTACGATGCTATCTACATCCAAAACTACATGAATATTAACGTTATTCCTGTACTTAAACGTGTAAGTGGTGTTGGAGATGCAACAGCATTTGGTTCTCGTAACTATTCTATGCGTATTTGGATTGATCCAGCTAAGATGAAAGCTTATGGATTAGTTCCTTCTGACGTAGTAAGAGTACTAAACGAACAAAGTTTAGAGGCTGCTGCTGGTCAATTAGGTGAAAACAATGCTGAAGCATTCCAATATGTAATTAAATATAGTGGTAAATATAAAACTCAAGACCAATACGAAAATATCGTAGTAAAGTCATTGGGTAATGGACAAGTACTATACCTTAAAGATGTAGCTAAAATAGAATTAGGCGCAATGTCTTACGTAGGTAGTTCTGAACAAAATGGTAACCCTGCAGTAGCAATGGCTATCTACCAAACACCTGGTTCTAACGCTCAAGAAATTATTCAGAACTTACATACTGAACTTGAGAATATGAAGACTACGTTCCCTGATGGTATTAACTATACAGTACTGATGGATACGAACGAATTCTTAGATGCATCTATTAGTAAAGTAATCAGTACACTTATAGAAGCATTCTTACTAGTATTCGTAGTGGTATATATCTTCTTACAGGATTTCCGTTCTACGTTAATTCCTTTGATTGCTGTACCAGTTGCTATTGTAGGTACATTCTTCTTCCTAAGTGTATTCGGGTTCTCAATTAACTTGTTAACACTGTTTGCTCTTGTACTGGCCATTGGTATTGTGGTAGATGATGCCATCGTAGTGGTAGAGGCCGTGCACGCGAAAATGGAAGAGACAGGCCAAGATGCAAAAGAAGCGAGTTTAAACACCATGAGTGAAATCTCAGGTGCTATTATCTCGATTACATTAGTAATGTCTGCTGTATTTATACCTGTAACCTTTATTCCAGGTCCTACGGGAGTATTCTATAAGCAGTTTGGTATTACACTTATTGTTGCGATCTTAATCTCGGCTGTTAATGCCTTGACATTGAGTCCAGCATTATGTGCTTTATTCTTAAGACAACATGATCACCACGAAGGAAAGAAAAGAAACTTTGTTCAACGCTTCTTTGATGCATTCAACGTTGCTTTCAACAAATTAACTCACAAATACGGTAACTCATTTAAGTTCTTATTAAAACATAAATGGACTACGTTTGCAATCTTACTTGCGTGTTTAGGTATCACATATTATGCTGCTAAAACAATGCCTAGTGGATTCGTACCTAACGAAGACCGTGGATTCATCATGGGTAATATCGAATTACCTGCAGGTGCTTCTCAAGACCGTGTAACGAGTTTACAACAACAGTTCTCTAAAGTAGTACAGCAAATCCCAGGAGTAGAAGGGGTAACTATCGTATCAGGATTCTCATTCATCAACGGACAAGGTTCTAACTACGGTATGGCGATGATTAAGTTAGATGACTTTAAAGATAGAACTACACCAGAATTAGCTACTGATGCAATCATTGGTAAACTGTTTGGTATCGCTGCTACACAGTTCCAAGATGCTAGAATGATTTTCTTCCAACCGCCAAGTATACCTGGTTTCGGTATGTCTTCAGGTTTTGAGATGAAATTATTAGATAAAACTGGAGGTGCGCTTACTGACTTTGACCAAAAATCAAAAGAGTACTTAGGTGCATTAATGCAACGTCCTGAAATCTTATATGCTCAATCATCATTTAATACGAACTATGCTCAGTATGAATTAGATCTTAATATTCCTCGTGCAAAAGAATCAGGAGTATTAGTAAGTGATATTTTCTCTGCTCTTCAAGGGTATATCGGAGGTATCTATGCAGCTGACTTTACTCGTTTTGGTAAACAATACCGTGTAATGGTACAGTCTTTACCTGAGTACAGATCAGACAAAAATAGCTTAAACGAGATTTATGTAAGAACTGCTTCAGGAGAAATGGCTCCAGTAACTCAGTTTGTTGATTTGAAAAAAGTATATGGTCCACAGTCAGTGAACCGTTATAACTTATTTACATCTTCGAATATCACAGGAGCTCCTAAACCAGGATACAGTTCTGGAGATGCAATTAAAGCGGTACAAGAAGTAGCTGCTCAAACATTGAGCACTGATTACGGTATTGACTTTACAGGTCTATCTCGTGAAGAGATTAGCTCTGGTAACCAAACTGTGATGATCTTTGCTTTATGTATTATTTTCGTTTACTTCTTATTATCTGCTCAGTATGAAAGTTACTTATTACCATTGGCTGTAATCTTATCATTACCTACTGGTATCATGGGAGCGTTCATCGCACAGAAATATGCAGGATTAGAAAACAATATTTACTTCCAGATTGCACTGGTGATGCTGGTCGGGCTTCTTGCTAAGAATGCTATTCTTATTGTGGAGTTCGCTTTACAGAGACGTCAGCATGGAGAGTCGATAGCAGAGTCTGCAATCAACGGTGCTAAAGCTCGTCTAAGACCGATCTTAATGACCTCTTTTGCCTTCATTTTAGGTATGATGCCATTAGTATTCGCTAAAGGTGTTGGAGATGTAGGTAACAGATCTATTGGTACTGGTGCGGCATTTGGTCTATTGATTGGTACTATACTTGGAGTATTCGTAATCCCAGTACTTTACGCTATCTTCCAGTACATACAAGAAAAAATTAAACCGATTAAATTCGTAGAGCACAAGTCAGAATAATATGAAAAAACAAACTTTATATAGAGCTTTACCTATTGCTGTTTTAGCTGTTACTATGCAGTCTTGTATCGTATCTAAGAATTACGAGAGACCTGAAGTAACTAACGAAGCGCAATTCCGTACTGATAACATATCTCAAGATACTCTTTCTATGGCAAATATGTCATGGAAAGAGCTATTCTCTGATCAAACGCTTATTCAATACATTGAACACGGATTAGAGAACAACTTAGATATCAGAATCGCATTAGAGAATATCAATGCTGCTCACGCTTATATGCAACAAGGTAAATGGGGATACGCTCCTACATTAAACCTAGGTGCTAACTATACTCACTCAGTATTATCTAAAAACGGACCTCAAGGAATCGCTTTCGGAGATACTAGAGTTAAAAATGACATGTATGATGTTACAGGACAGTTCTCTTGGGAACTAGATGTATGGGGTAAAATCAGAAGTGATAAAAGAGCTGCAGGTGCTAGTTACCTACAAACTCTTTCTGCTCACCAGGCTGTAAAAACTCAGTTAATCTCTACTATCGCTACAACGTATTTTCAATTAGTAGCTTTAGATGAACAAAAACGTGTAACAGAACAAACTATCGTAAACAGAACTAACAGTTTAGAAACAATTGAAGCTTTAAAAGAATCTGGACAAGTGAATGAGGTAGCTGTTAAGCAAACTCAAGCACAGTTATTCAATGCAAAAGCTCTTTTAGTTGATCTTGAAAACAATATCAAACTAACAGAGAACGCATTCAGTATTCTATTAGGTAATAATCCTGGTACGATCACTAGAGGAGAACTTAAGAGTCAAAAACTTAATGCAGACCTTTCTGTTGGTGTTCCACTTCAATTATTAAGCAATAGACCTGATGTAAGAGCTGCTGAGTATGGATTAATTAACGCTTTTGAAATGACTAATGTTTCTAGAGCGAACTTCTATCCTGCTTTCAGACTTACAGCTAATGGTGGTTTACAGAGTTTAGATTTTGATAACTTATTCAATACAAGCTCTCTATTTGCAAACTTCATCGGTGGTTTAACTCAACCTTTATTAAATGGTAGAAAAGTTAGAACGGCACATGAAGTAGCTAAAGCAAAACAAGAATCTGCTTACCTAAGTTATAAACTATCTATTCTTAATGCATCAAAAGAAGTTTCTGATGCATTGTATACTTACCATAGTTCTTCAGATAAGTTAAAACTTAAAAAGCAAGAATACGAAGCATATAACCTAGCTACTGAATACTCAGAAGAGTTATTAGTACAAGGTATGGCTAACTACCTAGATGTATTGACAGCTAGAGAGAGTGCACTTGCTGCAGAATTAAGTTACATTAATACAGAATTAGCACAACTTACCTCTATCGTACAGCTTTATAGAGCTGTCGGAGGTGGTATAAAATAATTTTATAGTTAATTGTTATTCATTAAAAGAGAGTAGTTATTTAGTTAACTACTCTTTTTTTATACATTTGACTTATGAATATCTCTAGATTACTTCTTCCTCTTCTTTTTCCAAAATACACTTGGAAAAGGCCAAATACTCAAAAGCACATTTACTTAACTTTTGACGATGGCCCTATACCCGAAGTCACAGAATGGGTATTAGATATACTGAAGCAGTATCAGGTAAAAGCTACATTCTTCTGCATAGGTGATAATGTAAGAAAACACCCTGCTATATTCAATAGAATCTTACAAGAAGGACATCAGGTAGGAAACCATACTTTTAATCACTTAAATGGATGGAAAAATGCAAATGAAGTATATATAAACAATTTTTACTTATCAACGGAAGAAATGTCTAAACACACTAGCTTTGAGAACAGAACACGCCTATTCAGACCTCCTTATGGTAAAATAAAAAAGCAACAAGCTAAAACTGTAATATCTGAAGGATATGAGATCATCATGTGGTCAAATCTTACCAAAGATTATGATAAGAACACCACTCCTGAACAATGTTATAAAAGAGCCATAAAGAATATGGCTCCTGGAAGTATTATTGTATTTCATGATAGTATCAAGGCTAGTCATAATTTATACTATGCCTTACCTAAGACTATCGACTACTTATTATCTAAAGGGTATACCTTCTCTACGTTATAGTGTCTTAGTGACATTGATAAGAGAGTTTGCATCCATAACACCACTTTGGCGCCAGATCATACTACCTCTTTTATACAGCATCATAGTAGGCACTTGCTTTATTCTTAAAGCCTCTACTAATTCACCATTTTTCTCAACATCTATTTTTACTATACGCAACCTATCCCCCATGGCTGCCGCCACATCGATTAAGACAGGATTCATAGTAGTACATGCTTCGTTCCACTGTGCATAAAAGTGGATTAAAACAGGAACATCTGCTGTTACTAACTCTCCGAATTTTGACATATAATATAAATTAACTTTACTATAAACTTCTTTTAATATACAAAAATATCACTTTTTAGCAATATTCTTTACTTTTTTCGCCTTAATTCTATCACTGTGATCTCTGGCCAGATTCCTGTACGTCCTTGATAAGCATGATATCCAAATCCTCTATTTACATAAATATACTTACCCATCTTCTCATAAAGTCCTGCCCACTGCTTATACACGTACTGTATAGGACTCCATTTTATAAATCCAGGTATCTCTATACCGAACTGACTACCATGTGTATGACCTGCTAAAGTCAACTGAAAGTTCTTTTTATGTTCTAATATCTTAGCTTCCCAGTGTGATGGATCATGACTCATTAAGATCTTAAAGTCTTTAGAGCTCACTCCTTCTGTAGACTTATCTAAATCTCCTAGTTTCTGAAAGTGTCCACGTACTCCCCAGTTCTCTACTCCTACCACTGCTATACGTTGACCATCTTTCTCAAACCACACATGCTCATTTCTCAATAATCTGAAACCTAACTTTGGACTGATTTCACAGATACCCTTAAAGTTCTTTTGTCTCTCTTCTTCTGTATCCCAATGTGCATAATCTCCATAATCATGATTTCCTAATATAGAGTATTTCCCATACTTATAATGGCGTATTTTATTGAACACATCATACCACGGAATCATCTCATCTGCTAGACTATTCACTAAGTCTCCAGTAAATAACAGTGCATCTGATTCTTGACTATTAATTAACTCTACTGCATATCTAATCTTCTCTTCATTGTCAAAACTCCCACTGTGTATATCAGAAATATGAGTAAACTTAAATCCATCAAACGCCTCTGGCAAATCCTCAAACTCTATAATATTCTTTCTAACCTCAAATTTATATCTACCTATCGTGATACCGTGTAGCACAGAGATAAAAGGTATAGACGCTATCCCAAAAGCAAGATGAGATACAAACTTTCTTCGCCCTGGCACGAAAGATTCTATATCCTCTTTCTTTACTTTAACGCCTTTACTATAATTCCAGATACCTCTACCTATTCTTACTACATCCTCAGTAATTAGTAATATGGTAATAATCGCTTTAGGCAAATAGAATAAGATAACTAAAGCTCCTGCTACTAGCGACTGATGATTCCTAGCGTGATTGCGATCAAACTGTGAAAAACCATATATAATATATATAATACCCAATAAAGAGACCACCACATAGCCCCATCTCATTAGCTTATTTTTAGTCACCTGACGAACGGCCTGGAAACAATAAAACTCTATTATAATAAA
It encodes the following:
- a CDS encoding efflux RND transporter permease subunit; translated protein: MLKTFIERPVLSTVISILIVILGVLGLTVLPVTQYPDIAPPTVQIAASYPGANAETVMQSVVIPIEEQVNGVENMDYITSTASNDGSASIQVVFKQGVDPDIAAVNVQNRVARATPLLPAEVTRSGVTTQKQQTSALMFLSFYSTSPNYDAIYIQNYMNINVIPVLKRVSGVGDATAFGSRNYSMRIWIDPAKMKAYGLVPSDVVRVLNEQSLEAAAGQLGENNAEAFQYVIKYSGKYKTQDQYENIVVKSLGNGQVLYLKDVAKIELGAMSYVGSSEQNGNPAVAMAIYQTPGSNAQEIIQNLHTELENMKTTFPDGINYTVLMDTNEFLDASISKVISTLIEAFLLVFVVVYIFLQDFRSTLIPLIAVPVAIVGTFFFLSVFGFSINLLTLFALVLAIGIVVDDAIVVVEAVHAKMEETGQDAKEASLNTMSEISGAIISITLVMSAVFIPVTFIPGPTGVFYKQFGITLIVAILISAVNALTLSPALCALFLRQHDHHEGKKRNFVQRFFDAFNVAFNKLTHKYGNSFKFLLKHKWTTFAILLACLGITYYAAKTMPSGFVPNEDRGFIMGNIELPAGASQDRVTSLQQQFSKVVQQIPGVEGVTIVSGFSFINGQGSNYGMAMIKLDDFKDRTTPELATDAIIGKLFGIAATQFQDARMIFFQPPSIPGFGMSSGFEMKLLDKTGGALTDFDQKSKEYLGALMQRPEILYAQSSFNTNYAQYELDLNIPRAKESGVLVSDIFSALQGYIGGIYAADFTRFGKQYRVMVQSLPEYRSDKNSLNEIYVRTASGEMAPVTQFVDLKKVYGPQSVNRYNLFTSSNITGAPKPGYSSGDAIKAVQEVAAQTLSTDYGIDFTGLSREEISSGNQTVMIFALCIIFVYFLLSAQYESYLLPLAVILSLPTGIMGAFIAQKYAGLENNIYFQIALVMLVGLLAKNAILIVEFALQRRQHGESIAESAINGAKARLRPILMTSFAFILGMMPLVFAKGVGDVGNRSIGTGAAFGLLIGTILGVFVIPVLYAIFQYIQEKIKPIKFVEHKSE
- a CDS encoding efflux transporter outer membrane subunit, producing MKKQTLYRALPIAVLAVTMQSCIVSKNYERPEVTNEAQFRTDNISQDTLSMANMSWKELFSDQTLIQYIEHGLENNLDIRIALENINAAHAYMQQGKWGYAPTLNLGANYTHSVLSKNGPQGIAFGDTRVKNDMYDVTGQFSWELDVWGKIRSDKRAAGASYLQTLSAHQAVKTQLISTIATTYFQLVALDEQKRVTEQTIVNRTNSLETIEALKESGQVNEVAVKQTQAQLFNAKALLVDLENNIKLTENAFSILLGNNPGTITRGELKSQKLNADLSVGVPLQLLSNRPDVRAAEYGLINAFEMTNVSRANFYPAFRLTANGGLQSLDFDNLFNTSSLFANFIGGLTQPLLNGRKVRTAHEVAKAKQESAYLSYKLSILNASKEVSDALYTYHSSSDKLKLKKQEYEAYNLATEYSEELLVQGMANYLDVLTARESALAAELSYINTELAQLTSIVQLYRAVGGGIK
- a CDS encoding metallophosphoesterase, encoding MGRFIVLLLVFIIIEFYCFQAVRQVTKNKLMRWGYVVVSLLGIIYIIYGFSQFDRNHARNHQSLVAGALVILFYLPKAIITILLITEDVVRIGRGIWNYSKGVKVKKEDIESFVPGRRKFVSHLAFGIASIPFISVLHGITIGRYKFEVRKNIIEFEDLPEAFDGFKFTHISDIHSGSFDNEEKIRYAVELINSQESDALLFTGDLVNSLADEMIPWYDVFNKIRHYKYGKYSILGNHDYGDYAHWDTEEERQKNFKGICEISPKLGFRLLRNEHVWFEKDGQRIAVVGVENWGVRGHFQKLGDLDKSTEGVSSKDFKILMSHDPSHWEAKILEHKKNFQLTLAGHTHGSQFGIEIPGFIKWSPIQYVYKQWAGLYEKMGKYIYVNRGFGYHAYQGRTGIWPEITVIELRRKK
- a CDS encoding polysaccharide deacetylase family protein; the protein is MNISRLLLPLLFPKYTWKRPNTQKHIYLTFDDGPIPEVTEWVLDILKQYQVKATFFCIGDNVRKHPAIFNRILQEGHQVGNHTFNHLNGWKNANEVYINNFYLSTEEMSKHTSFENRTRLFRPPYGKIKKQQAKTVISEGYEIIMWSNLTKDYDKNTTPEQCYKRAIKNMAPGSIIVFHDSIKASHNLYYALPKTIDYLLSKGYTFSTL
- the pepE gene encoding dipeptidase PepE, with product MFYLNDLFLQKLFIHMKNLIIASTSTIYNGTYLEYLLPTLKEHFKNISTLLFIPYARPGGITHDQYTEKVRTAFATINIDVKGIHEYTNPVEAVQQAEGIFTGGGNTFLLVQQLYKNNVLNTVIDVVNNGTPYLGCSAGSNICGLTMETTNDMPIVYPPSFKTFGFVPFNLNPHYLDPIEGSTHMGETRETRINEFHAFNTQPVVGLREGSWLEVKGDQITLKGELDARIFEQNKEAYEVKTNTDLSHLN
- a CDS encoding GbsR/MarR family transcriptional regulator, which codes for MQYDQDLVDLFQDCCAHHELVHHFSPLTAQIYTYIMFNNNRDGVTFDELVEKLNASKSSVSTSLNLLISNNQIEHFNKIDERKRYFRLNPNYMTLRLQIIRDVLEREHALCLKMRKFVEEGILKTDNCNNKVELYIEHLSKSKNHLADTIEKLKSTN
- a CDS encoding thioredoxin family protein, yielding MSKFGELVTADVPVLIHFYAQWNEACTTMNPVLIDVAAAMGDRLRIVKIDVEKNGELVEALRIKQVPTMMLYKRGSMIWRQSGVMDANSLINVTKTL
- a CDS encoding efflux RND transporter periplasmic adaptor subunit, which translates into the protein MKRYLQSITFAAIAITVASCGNKDQQQGGPQALPYKVIEVPTQNVTGYKNYPTNIQGKVASSVRAKIAGYIQEVYVDEGAIVRKGQPLFRLETNTLNESADAAKAAIRTAEAQVNVAQVNVDKLVPLVNKGIISKIQLETAEANLASAKSQVANAKAQHKSIVANIDYAVVKSPIDGIVGQINFREGALVSPSDPQPLTVVSDDSDVFAYFTLNEKEYFDFLEKIEGKSLKEKLSHLPTVKLQLANGQIYEQAGKIETISGQINPTTGTVQLRAAFNNPNRLLANGNSGTLLLPNEYTNVLVVPESATFEQQGQVYVYTVANDTAKATKIEVIDRINKLAIVKEGVKKGEKIIGTGLGTLRSGSPITPVPEKFEKINEDIKSTF